The Candidatus Dormiibacterota bacterium region GCTGGACGGAGATCTCGTGGTCTTTCTCCAGCTCGGCATTACTGAGCATGGCTAGGCCGCCCAGCGCGATATCGTACGTCTCGGTAAACTCCGGCGCGAAATCGTCACCGATGCTATATGAGACCAGCAATGCGTCGCCGACGCGGTCGAATTCGCGTTCGGACTGCAGATCGTTCTCGTCGTCCGGTTTGGTGGTGTACTCCACACGTTTGCGCTTCCCTCGGCGCGCAATCAATCCTTCCCGCAGGGAGGCAGCGCCCTATAGCGAGGCGTAACCCAGGCCTTCGTGACAGACATCCAGGCGATCGTCCTCGCGCTCCTTCAGGGCGTAAGCGAACTCTTTCCGATATCGAGCCTCGGGCACACCATTCTCGTGCCGGCCTTGCTGCATTGGCGGAATATCGACCGCTCGGGCCCGACCTTTTTGGCCTTCGTCGTCGTCCTGCACCTGGGCACGGCTCTGGCACTCTTGACGTTCTACCGTAAGGAATGGTGGGCGATCGTTCGAGCGCTCGTCG contains the following coding sequences:
- a CDS encoding PilZ domain-containing protein, translating into MEYTTKPDDENDLQSEREFDRVGDALLVSYSIGDDFAPEFTETYDIALGGLAMLSNAELEKDHEISVQLELRGDTQPILRIRGIVRWSRYDPMLQRYRTGVAFLEIDEGTKAHLQRYIDTLHLLRDMGML